TATCCAATAGTTTGAACGCATTCGGACATACCTTCTCAACACGCCAGCCAAACTGCTCTTCCATCATAAAACGGTCAAACATCACGATATCAGGTTGCAGATCATCAATGTAATCATCAAAGCTATCACAATTTAATTGTATAGATTGGCTTGTGATCCCCTCTTCTGAGAGATCAATCATGTGCTCGGTTTCTTGAGCGGGCGTGGCAAATTCAACGCACCACCCTTGCCTTTTAAATAAGCGTAAAAGAGACATCATGTGGCTGCCTGCCGCCGATGAATTCGGTTCAGGCCAAACGTAGCCAATGGCTAAAACTTTCTTCAAAACATTTCCTAATACATAACAAAAGGGCTCCAATGAGCCCTTCTAATGTTAACTTTTATCAAGCGTTCTCTCTTTAGATTACAACCACATTAGCCCTTGCTAAAGGTGACAGTGTAACCACTAAAAATATTAAGTGCTATGTTGAGCAATATACACTCAAACCGCTTAATCGAGACCGGTTTGGTTCATGAGCTGAACAACGTCATCCTGCTACTCGTTCTCTGAGTTAGGACGCGTTTTACAGTGTAAAATCGCGCTTTCTAGAAGCTCTAACGCCGATTTATCAGCTTGCGGAAGCTTAGCATCCGATTGACCTAGTGGTTCAACGCGACTGCCCCACTTAATATGGCCAGCTCCCCATGTTAAACCTGCTCCAAATGCCGCGACAAGGATATTGGAGTTCGGCTTAACGAAGCCTTGCTCTAATGATTCACACAGTGCAATTGGCACGGTAGCAGCCGATGTGTTGCCGTAGTTTTGGATGTTAACAAACGCTTTTGAGCGCTCAATACCCGCCATATCACACAGAGTTTGAATAATTCGGATATTCGCTTGGTGCGGAATCACCACGTCGATGTTATCGGTAGAGATACCAGTTCGGCTCAACACAGTGTGCGCCGCAGCCCCCATACCTTTTACTGCACGCTTAAAGATCTCTTTACCCACGAAATCGAAGTCCCAGTAACCGTTATCAGCCGCAAAACGATCCATGGATGTACCGAATTTTGGTACCGCGAGAATGTCACGCCCTTCAGCATCGCAGCCGATTTGAGCTTCTTGTAAACCCACTTGTTCTTCAGTACGCGATAAAACCACCGCGCCCGCACCGTCTCCAAAAAGAACCGCGGTATCACGCTTAGTCCAATCGATGAAGAATGAAAGGCGTTCTGCACCCACAACGATTGCATTACGGTAGTTGCCCGCTTGAATCAGTCGAGTCGCTGTTTCAACACCGTAGATGAAGCCGGTACACGCCGCGTTGAGGTCAAAAGCGGCTGCACTCTT
The DNA window shown above is from Vibrio artabrorum and carries:
- a CDS encoding ketoacyl-ACP synthase III — protein: MTKFYAEITGWGKCLPPAVLSNDDLSTFIETSDEWIRTRTGIENRRISHVNTSELATVAAQHAMACAGLTAEDIDLVIIATCSPDSLIPNIASKVQQNLGIKSAAAFDLNAACTGFIYGVETATRLIQAGNYRNAIVVGAERLSFFIDWTKRDTAVLFGDGAGAVVLSRTEEQVGLQEAQIGCDAEGRDILAVPKFGTSMDRFAADNGYWDFDFVGKEIFKRAVKGMGAAAHTVLSRTGISTDNIDVVIPHQANIRIIQTLCDMAGIERSKAFVNIQNYGNTSAATVPIALCESLEQGFVKPNSNILVAAFGAGLTWGAGHIKWGSRVEPLGQSDAKLPQADKSALELLESAILHCKTRPNSENE